Proteins encoded together in one Streptomyces umbrinus window:
- a CDS encoding GNAT family N-acetyltransferase, translated as MSRNPRTTRARSALTVLAGVSIAAGCSVHLAARDTIGRVVAVGHLLPDRTGVEAALLVEDSWQGRGLGTRLLRYLGHHALTGGWETLYGFFLAGDERIDAIPRHVPAPVGRREDGGAVTVSIQVHGLADRLSVRRP; from the coding sequence ATGAGCCGTAACCCCCGCACCACCAGGGCCCGCAGCGCGCTCACCGTGCTGGCCGGCGTCAGCATCGCCGCCGGCTGCTCGGTGCACCTGGCCGCGCGGGACACCATCGGTCGTGTCGTCGCCGTCGGCCACTTGCTGCCGGACCGCACGGGCGTGGAGGCCGCACTCCTCGTCGAGGACTCCTGGCAGGGCCGCGGACTCGGTACCCGCCTGCTGCGCTACTTGGGCCACCACGCGCTGACCGGCGGCTGGGAGACGCTCTACGGGTTCTTCCTCGCCGGCGACGAACGGATCGACGCCATCCCGCGCCACGTACCCGCCCCTGTGGGGCGAAGGGAGGACGGCGGCGCCGTCACCGTCTCGATCCAGGTCCACGGCCTGGCGGACAGGCTGTCGGTCCGTCGACCCTGA
- the aceE gene encoding pyruvate dehydrogenase (acetyl-transferring), homodimeric type, with translation MNEPSRPTETPVISELDQLPDRDREETAEWQASLDAVVRNAGPERAVYLMRRVHEFAARTGTSLPGLLFSDYVNTVPAAAQPEFDGDLEMESRITALNRWNAAAMVTRGSRLGLGGHISTYASAAWLYEIGFNHFFQGKDGDGSGDQLFLQGHASPGIYARVFLEGRLSEAQLDAFRREAGGQGLPSYPHPRRLPWLWEFPTVSMGLGPLGAIYQARFNRYLHARGIKDTSASRVWAFLGDGEMDEPESMAALTLASREGLDNLTFVVNCNLQRLDGPVRSNSKIVQELEARFRGARWNVVKTLWGEAWDPLLSQDTTGDLVRQLGEVPDAQMQTLAVRDAAYIRKNFFQGDALSALSASLSDAQVVELFENSRGGHEPLKVYSAYRAAVEHRGAPTVVLAQTVKGHTLGSAFESRNANHQMKKLTMDQFRAMRDLLELPIPDAALAGDQVPYWHPGENSPEVRYLRERRAALGGPVPLRRVTAKPLPEPPAKPFEELEKGSGHQEVATTMALVRLVKDLMRDPHSGARWVPIIPDEARTFGMESMFPTAGIYSPQGQNYDPVDADQLLHYKESTTGQLLIEGITEAGSVAEFTAAATSYATHGEPMIPFYIFYAMFGFQRTGDQFWALADQMGRGFVVGGTAGRTTMTGEGLQHGDGHSHLLASTNPAAISYDPAFAYEIAVIVRDGLRRMYGEQPENVFYYLTVYNEPKVQPAMPAVPGIEEGILRGIYRFRPAEPVTDGRRLQLLASGTAIHWALRAQELLASDWQVYADVWSVTSWTELRRDAMRADDARMRGEEGTPFVTRALAGAPGPVLAVSDWMRQVPDQISQWVEQDYYSLGTDGFGLSDTREDVRRHFRVDAESIVVTALDRLARAGVIPPATVAQARARYGLDR, from the coding sequence ATGAATGAACCGTCCCGGCCCACTGAGACCCCTGTGATCAGTGAGCTCGACCAGCTACCCGACCGGGACCGCGAGGAGACCGCCGAGTGGCAGGCGTCCCTCGACGCGGTAGTGCGCAACGCCGGGCCGGAACGGGCTGTGTATCTGATGCGGCGCGTGCACGAGTTCGCCGCGCGGACGGGAACGTCGCTGCCGGGGCTGCTGTTCTCGGACTACGTCAACACCGTCCCGGCCGCGGCGCAGCCGGAGTTCGACGGTGACCTGGAGATGGAGTCCAGGATCACCGCGCTCAACCGGTGGAACGCCGCGGCGATGGTCACCCGCGGCTCCCGGCTAGGACTGGGCGGCCACATCTCCACGTACGCCTCGGCCGCCTGGCTCTACGAGATCGGGTTCAACCACTTCTTCCAGGGCAAGGACGGGGACGGCTCGGGGGACCAGCTCTTCCTGCAAGGGCACGCCTCCCCCGGCATCTACGCCCGGGTCTTCCTCGAAGGACGCCTGAGCGAGGCGCAACTGGACGCCTTCCGGCGGGAGGCGGGCGGTCAGGGCCTGCCGTCCTACCCGCACCCCCGACGGCTGCCGTGGCTGTGGGAGTTCCCGACGGTGTCCATGGGGCTCGGCCCGCTCGGCGCCATCTACCAGGCCCGCTTCAACCGCTATCTGCACGCCCGCGGCATCAAGGACACCTCGGCCTCACGGGTGTGGGCGTTCCTCGGCGACGGGGAGATGGACGAGCCGGAGTCGATGGCGGCCCTGACGCTGGCCTCCCGCGAGGGTCTGGACAACCTGACGTTCGTCGTCAACTGCAATCTGCAGCGCCTGGACGGGCCGGTACGGTCCAACTCGAAGATCGTCCAGGAGCTGGAGGCACGGTTCCGCGGCGCGCGCTGGAACGTGGTCAAGACCCTGTGGGGGGAAGCCTGGGACCCGCTGCTGAGCCAGGACACCACCGGCGACCTGGTGCGGCAACTGGGCGAGGTGCCCGACGCGCAGATGCAGACGCTCGCCGTGCGGGACGCCGCCTACATACGCAAGAACTTCTTCCAGGGTGACGCCCTGTCCGCGCTCTCCGCCTCCCTGAGCGATGCGCAGGTGGTCGAGCTGTTCGAGAACTCGCGGGGCGGACACGAGCCGTTGAAGGTGTACTCCGCCTACCGGGCCGCCGTGGAGCACCGGGGCGCACCGACGGTGGTCCTCGCCCAGACGGTGAAGGGGCACACTCTGGGCTCGGCGTTCGAGTCCCGCAACGCCAACCACCAGATGAAGAAGCTCACGATGGATCAGTTCCGGGCGATGCGCGACCTGTTGGAGCTGCCCATCCCCGACGCGGCGCTCGCCGGCGACCAGGTCCCGTACTGGCATCCCGGGGAGAACTCGCCCGAGGTGCGGTACCTGCGCGAACGCCGGGCCGCGCTGGGCGGTCCCGTTCCGCTGCGCCGGGTCACCGCCAAGCCGCTGCCGGAGCCGCCCGCCAAGCCGTTCGAGGAGTTGGAGAAGGGGTCCGGCCATCAGGAGGTCGCCACCACGATGGCACTGGTCCGGCTGGTCAAGGACCTGATGCGCGACCCGCACAGCGGGGCCCGCTGGGTGCCGATCATCCCCGACGAGGCCCGCACCTTCGGCATGGAGTCGATGTTCCCCACGGCCGGCATCTACTCGCCGCAGGGCCAGAACTACGACCCGGTCGACGCGGACCAGTTGCTCCACTACAAGGAGAGCACCACCGGGCAACTACTCATCGAGGGCATCACCGAGGCCGGTTCGGTCGCCGAGTTCACCGCCGCGGCGACCTCGTACGCCACACACGGCGAGCCGATGATCCCGTTCTACATCTTCTACGCCATGTTCGGTTTCCAGCGCACCGGTGACCAGTTCTGGGCGCTCGCCGACCAGATGGGCCGCGGCTTCGTGGTCGGCGGCACGGCCGGGCGTACGACGATGACCGGTGAGGGCCTGCAGCACGGGGACGGGCACTCGCACCTGCTCGCCTCCACCAACCCCGCGGCGATCAGCTACGACCCGGCATTCGCCTACGAGATCGCGGTGATCGTCCGCGACGGTCTGCGCCGGATGTACGGCGAGCAGCCCGAGAACGTCTTCTACTACCTGACCGTCTACAACGAGCCCAAGGTCCAGCCCGCCATGCCGGCGGTCCCCGGCATCGAGGAGGGCATCCTTCGGGGCATCTACCGGTTCCGGCCCGCCGAACCCGTCACCGACGGTCGCCGGCTGCAACTGCTGGCCTCCGGTACGGCCATCCACTGGGCCCTGAGGGCACAGGAACTGCTCGCCTCCGACTGGCAGGTGTACGCCGACGTGTGGTCGGTGACGTCCTGGACTGAGCTGCGCCGGGACGCGATGCGTGCCGACGACGCCCGGATGCGGGGCGAGGAAGGCACACCGTTCGTCACCCGGGCCCTCGCCGGAGCGCCGGGGCCGGTGCTGGCCGTCAGTGACTGGATGCGGCAGGTACCCGACCAGATCAGCCAGTGGGTCGAACAGGACTACTACTCCCTGGGCACCGACGGTTTCGGGCTGTCCGACACCCGTGAGGACGTGCGCCGGCACTTCCGGGTGGACGCCGAGTCGATCGTGGTGACCGCGCTGGACCGGCTGGCCCGAGCCGGGGTGATCCCGCCGGCGACCGTCGCTCAGGCGCGCGCACGTTACGGCCTCGACCGGTGA
- a CDS encoding SDR family oxidoreductase, giving the protein MKVVVAGATGLIGSRTVARLRDHGVEVVPISRGEGVDVSTGEGLAQVLRTAEVLVDVTDAPSRDQQVSTDFFTTSTSNLLKAAAAAGVGHYVALSVVGADRVGSGWFRAKAAQEDLVRHTPIPYSVVRATPFHESVAAAAVAGTRSDGVHVPPLLLRPVAADDVATTVAHVAVGLPEFGVVEAAGPEEVRLDDATAALLGTLGRTDPVVADARAPFFGAVVEERALLPGPDAHLGHHTFAQWLKSR; this is encoded by the coding sequence ATGAAAGTCGTCGTCGCAGGTGCCACCGGCCTGATCGGTTCCCGGACCGTCGCCAGGCTCCGAGACCACGGGGTGGAGGTCGTGCCGATCTCCCGCGGCGAAGGAGTGGACGTCAGCACCGGGGAAGGTCTCGCCCAGGTGCTGCGCACCGCCGAGGTGCTCGTGGACGTCACCGACGCGCCCTCCCGGGACCAACAGGTCAGCACGGACTTCTTCACCACCTCGACGAGCAACCTCCTCAAGGCCGCCGCCGCGGCAGGCGTGGGGCACTACGTGGCGCTGTCGGTGGTGGGTGCCGACCGGGTCGGCTCGGGCTGGTTCCGGGCCAAGGCCGCGCAGGAGGACCTGGTCAGGCACACCCCCATCCCGTATTCCGTGGTCCGCGCCACGCCGTTCCACGAGTCGGTGGCGGCCGCCGCCGTGGCTGGCACCCGGTCCGACGGTGTGCACGTGCCGCCCCTGCTGCTGCGGCCGGTCGCGGCGGACGACGTCGCCACGACGGTCGCCCATGTCGCGGTGGGGCTGCCGGAGTTCGGCGTGGTCGAGGCAGCCGGTCCCGAGGAGGTGCGCCTCGACGACGCCACGGCCGCGCTGCTGGGCACCCTGGGCCGGACCGACCCGGTCGTCGCCGACGCGCGTGCCCCCTTCTTCGGCGCCGTGGTCGAGGAGCGGGCCCTCCTCCCCGGGCCGGACGCCCACCTGGGCCACCACACGTTCGCCCAGTGGCTCAAGAGCCGCTGA
- a CDS encoding cupin domain-containing protein: protein MSENSQHDHHGHGHGDGGADGPSWTRAAKLLQDASPITVPEGASAMTIHVQWEPGDPGTPPHRHSGPAFGYVVKGAVRFELEGEPERIIEAGGTFWEPGGDAIHYQDGNALDDETTEFVVTMMCAPGKPMLELVEEEELKERAHLRAPRPTA, encoded by the coding sequence GTGTCGGAGAACTCACAGCACGACCACCACGGCCACGGTCACGGAGACGGCGGCGCGGACGGCCCCAGCTGGACCCGCGCGGCGAAGCTGCTCCAGGACGCCTCGCCGATCACGGTTCCCGAGGGCGCCTCGGCGATGACCATCCACGTCCAGTGGGAGCCCGGTGACCCCGGCACCCCGCCGCACCGTCACTCCGGCCCGGCCTTCGGGTACGTCGTCAAGGGTGCCGTGCGCTTCGAACTCGAGGGTGAGCCCGAGCGCATCATCGAGGCTGGCGGCACCTTCTGGGAGCCGGGCGGCGACGCCATCCACTACCAGGACGGCAACGCCCTCGACGACGAGACGACGGAGTTCGTCGTCACCATGATGTGCGCCCCCGGCAAGCCCATGCTCGAACTGGTCGAGGAGGAAGAGCTGAAGGAGCGCGCCCACCTGCGCGCCCCGAGGCCCACCGCCTGA
- a CDS encoding cupin domain-containing protein yields the protein MSYPYPEQKYWGEDGEVSAVFRPATTPPDIGESGTGKDALHYVATTGTTRGEFGLYRVEMRPRAGGPKTHYHKRISESFFILDGTVRVFDGVRWVDARKGDFLHVPQGGLHAFRNDSDAPADMLLLFTPGAPREEYFEQVSQLAHASEEERAAFFDRHDSYFVE from the coding sequence ATGTCGTACCCGTACCCGGAACAGAAGTACTGGGGAGAGGACGGTGAGGTCAGCGCCGTCTTCCGGCCGGCCACCACACCGCCGGACATCGGTGAGAGCGGTACCGGTAAGGACGCCCTCCACTATGTGGCCACCACTGGCACAACACGGGGTGAGTTCGGGCTGTACCGCGTGGAGATGCGGCCCAGGGCGGGCGGCCCCAAGACCCATTACCACAAGCGGATCTCGGAGTCGTTCTTCATCCTCGACGGCACGGTGCGGGTGTTCGACGGTGTGCGGTGGGTCGACGCCCGCAAGGGGGACTTCCTGCACGTGCCCCAGGGCGGGCTGCACGCTTTCCGCAACGACTCCGACGCCCCGGCCGACATGCTGCTGCTGTTCACCCCGGGCGCCCCGCGCGAGGAGTACTTCGAGCAGGTCTCCCAACTGGCGCACGCCTCCGAGGAGGAGCGTGCCGCGTTCTTCGACCGGCATGACTCGTACTTCGTGGAGTAG
- a CDS encoding IS110 family transposase, whose amino-acid sequence MNDELAEGYVPEIWAGVDIGKTHHHCVVIDTEGKRLLSRRVANDESELLALISDVLEISREVLWAVDLNHGGAALLIGLLVSHGQPVAYLTGLAVHRASATYKGGEGKTDAKDAFVIADQARVRRDLGLLRPGDEIAVDLRTLTTRRLDAVFDRTRQINRLRAQLLEIFPALERALELTNRGPVMLLTGYQTPAGIRRAGASRIGTWLKNRKVRGAATLAKTAVEAAQAQQTALPGEKLAAAMVVRLAKGVMALDEEIAELDALIEARFREHPHAEVIRSLPGMGTKLAAEFIAATGGDMDAFGSSDRLAGFAGLAPRPRDSGRVSGNLRRPRRYHRGLLRTMYLSAMVSLQCCPVSKAFYDRKRSEGKGHKQALLALARRRLNVLWAMIRDGKQFHASPPVTLAA is encoded by the coding sequence ATGAACGACGAGCTGGCGGAGGGATACGTGCCCGAGATCTGGGCCGGAGTGGACATCGGCAAGACGCACCACCACTGCGTGGTCATCGATACGGAGGGCAAGCGCCTGCTGTCCCGCCGGGTCGCGAACGACGAGAGCGAGCTCCTCGCCCTGATCAGCGATGTCCTGGAGATATCCCGGGAGGTGCTGTGGGCCGTCGACCTCAACCACGGCGGTGCCGCGCTGCTGATCGGCCTGCTGGTCAGCCACGGCCAGCCGGTCGCTTACCTCACCGGCCTGGCGGTCCACCGGGCCTCGGCCACCTACAAGGGCGGCGAGGGAAAGACCGACGCGAAGGACGCCTTCGTCATCGCAGACCAGGCCCGCGTCCGCCGCGACCTCGGCCTGCTGCGGCCCGGCGATGAGATCGCCGTGGACCTGCGCACCCTGACCACCCGCCGCCTGGACGCGGTCTTCGACCGGACCCGGCAGATCAACCGGCTCCGGGCCCAACTGCTGGAGATCTTCCCCGCGTTGGAGCGGGCCCTGGAACTGACGAACCGGGGGCCGGTGATGCTGCTGACCGGATACCAGACCCCGGCCGGGATCCGCCGGGCTGGAGCGAGCCGGATCGGGACCTGGCTGAAGAACCGCAAAGTCCGCGGCGCCGCCACACTGGCCAAGACGGCCGTGGAAGCCGCCCAGGCCCAACAGACCGCGCTGCCCGGCGAGAAGCTGGCCGCCGCCATGGTGGTCCGCCTCGCGAAGGGGGTGATGGCCCTCGATGAGGAGATCGCCGAGCTCGACGCCCTGATCGAGGCCCGGTTTCGCGAGCATCCGCACGCCGAAGTGATCCGCAGCCTGCCCGGCATGGGCACGAAACTCGCGGCCGAGTTCATTGCCGCCACCGGTGGCGACATGGACGCCTTCGGCAGCTCGGACCGCCTGGCCGGCTTCGCCGGCCTGGCCCCCAGGCCGCGCGACTCCGGGCGCGTCAGTGGCAATCTGCGCCGTCCCCGGCGCTACCACCGCGGTCTGCTGAGAACCATGTACCTGTCGGCCATGGTGAGCCTTCAGTGCTGCCCTGTGTCGAAGGCGTTCTACGACCGGAAACGGAGCGAGGGCAAGGGCCACAAGCAGGCCCTGCTGGCTCTCGCACGCCGACGCCTCAATGTCCTGTGGGCGATGATCCGTGACGGAAAGCAGTTCCATGCTTCACCCCCCGTCACACTGGCGGCTTGA
- a CDS encoding MFS transporter codes for MNQTPTPEGTTVLRIATARGRWTLLATVLGSGVVLLGSTVTNVALPHIGEDFDADLAVLQWTVNAYMLTLAGLILLGGSLGDRFGRRRVFVLGTVWFAVASLLCGLAPDTNTLIAARALQGVGGALLTPGSLAIIESSFHPDDRPRAIGLWSGFGGIGAALGPFLGGWLVDGPGWRWTFLLSIVPALVCVPVALRHVPESVGAPHQEAARAAGWWRAGFDIPGAVLGALALALVTYALTEARDGGPVASVAAVGGVLAGAAFLRVELHSDDPMMPPTIFASRQFTAINVITLCVYAGTGGFFFLTALHLQIVVGYSALAAGAAMLPNTVLMLLFSAHAGMLAQRLGPRVPLTVGPLVCGAGMVMMLRAGPGASYVYDILPALLVMGSGMVILVAPLTVTLLASVDASNAGLASGINNAAARAAGLVAVAALPLLVGMGPEAYRSDAAFDAAFTRAMPLCAALLAVGAAVSFGALRQTATAPHPPHGRTHGWLTEPPLVSRFIRHQAVE; via the coding sequence ATGAACCAGACCCCCACGCCCGAGGGCACCACCGTCCTCCGCATCGCCACTGCCCGGGGCCGGTGGACTCTGCTGGCCACCGTCCTGGGTTCCGGCGTCGTGCTGCTCGGCTCGACGGTCACCAATGTCGCGCTCCCCCACATCGGCGAGGACTTCGACGCCGACCTCGCCGTGCTCCAGTGGACGGTCAACGCCTACATGCTGACCCTGGCTGGACTCATCCTGCTGGGCGGCTCCCTGGGAGACCGTTTCGGGCGGCGCCGCGTCTTCGTCCTGGGCACCGTCTGGTTCGCGGTGGCCTCGTTGCTGTGCGGCCTGGCCCCGGACACCAACACGCTGATCGCCGCCCGGGCACTCCAGGGCGTCGGCGGAGCGCTGCTCACCCCCGGCTCACTGGCGATCATCGAGTCCTCCTTCCACCCGGACGACCGGCCGCGCGCGATCGGCCTGTGGTCCGGGTTCGGCGGCATCGGCGCCGCCCTAGGACCGTTCCTGGGCGGGTGGCTGGTCGACGGCCCCGGTTGGCGCTGGACCTTCCTGCTGAGCATCGTCCCGGCGCTGGTGTGCGTGCCGGTGGCGCTGCGTCATGTCCCGGAGTCTGTAGGCGCACCGCACCAGGAGGCGGCCCGCGCGGCAGGGTGGTGGCGGGCCGGTTTCGACATCCCCGGTGCCGTCCTGGGCGCCCTGGCGCTCGCCCTGGTCACCTACGCGCTGACCGAGGCGCGCGACGGAGGTCCGGTGGCCAGCGTCGCGGCCGTCGGCGGCGTGCTGGCGGGGGCCGCGTTCCTCCGCGTGGAGCTGCACAGCGATGACCCGATGATGCCGCCGACGATCTTCGCCTCACGGCAGTTCACCGCCATCAATGTGATCACCCTGTGCGTGTACGCCGGTACCGGGGGCTTCTTCTTTCTCACGGCCCTGCACCTGCAGATCGTCGTCGGCTACTCGGCGCTGGCCGCCGGTGCGGCCATGCTGCCCAACACCGTGCTGATGCTGCTGTTCTCGGCCCACGCTGGGATGCTCGCCCAGCGGCTGGGACCGCGGGTGCCGCTCACCGTCGGCCCGTTGGTGTGCGGAGCGGGGATGGTGATGATGCTGCGGGCCGGGCCGGGCGCGTCCTACGTCTACGACATCCTCCCCGCCCTGTTGGTGATGGGCAGCGGCATGGTCATCTTGGTCGCCCCGCTGACGGTGACTCTGCTGGCCTCGGTGGACGCCTCCAACGCCGGCCTGGCCAGCGGCATCAACAACGCCGCCGCCCGGGCGGCCGGTCTGGTGGCCGTGGCGGCGCTGCCGCTGCTGGTCGGAATGGGCCCCGAGGCATACCGGTCGGATGCGGCCTTCGACGCGGCCTTCACCCGGGCCATGCCCCTGTGCGCGGCCCTGCTTGCCGTCGGCGCGGCGGTCTCCTTCGGCGCGCTGCGGCAGACCGCCACCGCCCCGCATCCGCCGCACGGGCGGACACACGGGTGGCTGACGGAACCCCCGTTGGTGTCCCGCTTCATCCGTCACCAAGCCGTCGAATGA
- a CDS encoding alpha/beta fold hydrolase — MSERHALAPLRRVSTDVLEVAYYETGSADGDTVLLLHGVPYDIHSYVDVAPLLADSGFRVVVPYLRGHGPTRFLLGSTPRSGQQAALGADVVAFMDALGVERAYLAGYDWGGRAANVAAALWPERVLGLVSVNSYLIQDIGAAAIPLAPEREAGFWYFYYFLTERGRAGLANDPREIARVIWKRNSPKWPFRESDLDRAAESFTNPDYTDVVLHSYRHRLGFAPGAEQYAELEARLAGLPAITVPAITLDGLADGNFPATDGSSSARHFTGPRLHRKVADAGHNLPQERPEAFAAAVRDVRDLRQEQAGREPFARERQDAP, encoded by the coding sequence ATGTCAGAACGCCACGCACTCGCCCCCCTGCGACGGGTCAGCACGGACGTCTTGGAAGTCGCCTACTACGAGACGGGTTCAGCGGACGGGGACACCGTGCTGCTCCTGCACGGTGTCCCCTACGACATCCACAGCTACGTGGACGTGGCCCCACTGCTCGCGGACAGCGGGTTCCGGGTCGTCGTTCCGTATCTGCGGGGGCACGGCCCCACCAGATTCCTCCTCGGATCGACTCCGCGCTCCGGTCAGCAGGCCGCCCTCGGCGCGGACGTCGTCGCTTTCATGGACGCCCTGGGCGTGGAGCGCGCCTACCTCGCCGGATACGACTGGGGCGGGCGCGCGGCCAATGTCGCCGCCGCCCTGTGGCCCGAGCGCGTCCTCGGCCTGGTCTCGGTCAACAGCTACCTCATCCAGGACATCGGCGCGGCGGCGATCCCTCTCGCACCCGAACGGGAGGCGGGCTTCTGGTACTTCTACTACTTCCTCACCGAGCGGGGACGGGCCGGACTGGCGAACGACCCCCGGGAGATCGCACGGGTCATCTGGAAGCGGAACTCCCCGAAGTGGCCGTTCCGCGAGAGTGATCTGGATCGGGCAGCGGAGTCCTTCACCAACCCCGACTACACCGACGTAGTGCTCCATTCATACCGGCACCGGCTCGGTTTCGCGCCGGGCGCCGAGCAGTACGCGGAGTTGGAAGCGCGTCTCGCCGGGCTGCCGGCGATCACGGTGCCCGCCATCACCCTGGACGGTCTGGCCGACGGCAACTTCCCGGCCACGGACGGCTCTTCGTCCGCCCGTCACTTCACCGGCCCACGGCTCCACCGCAAGGTGGCAGACGCCGGCCACAACCTTCCGCAGGAGCGCCCCGAGGCGTTCGCGGCGGCCGTACGCGACGTGCGCGACCTGCGGCAGGAGCAGGCCGGCCGCGAACCCTTCGCCCGGGAACGCCAGGACGCGCCATGA
- a CDS encoding carboxymuconolactone decarboxylase family protein, producing the protein MDARINYFGNALAGKVMKHLNSAGAAVHAAIPVTTQELVKIRASQINGCGFCTDMHTKDAAAAGEDQQRLNLVAVWREATVFSDAERAALELTEQGTRIADAAGGVSDEAWANAAKHYDEDQLAALISLIAVINAYNRINVINQQPAGGYKPGMFG; encoded by the coding sequence GTGGACGCGCGCATCAACTACTTCGGCAACGCCCTCGCCGGAAAGGTCATGAAGCACCTCAACTCGGCCGGAGCGGCAGTGCATGCGGCCATCCCGGTCACCACTCAGGAGCTGGTGAAGATCCGTGCCAGCCAGATCAACGGCTGCGGCTTCTGCACCGACATGCACACCAAGGACGCCGCCGCGGCAGGTGAGGACCAGCAGCGTCTGAACCTGGTGGCCGTGTGGCGCGAGGCCACGGTCTTCTCGGACGCCGAGCGCGCCGCGCTGGAGCTGACCGAGCAGGGCACGCGCATCGCGGACGCCGCAGGCGGTGTGTCGGACGAGGCGTGGGCGAACGCCGCGAAGCACTACGACGAGGACCAGCTCGCCGCGCTGATCTCGCTGATCGCCGTCATCAACGCCTACAACCGCATCAACGTCATCAACCAGCAGCCGGCCGGCGGCTACAAGCCCGGCATGTTCGGCTGA